The DNA window GTAACCCATGTTTCCCTGTCGTATTACGAGATCAGTTAAGGGTACAGTTTGAAATCGAggcgggtgaaaaaattcatactaCCTCATTCAAGGTTGCAGAACACACGCTTAATGCTGACGATGAGCATGCAAAACGGCATTGGATTGAGTCTTTTCGTAGGCTAAATACTATTTCTacaaatggaaaaagaaatcacgatggaaatattattgtaactgaggaaaagaacaaaaaaaggaaagaaaaagagaatcgaaatgaaaatgagaatGAGAATGAGGACGTGGATAAAATGAGTGAAATCAGCGAAAAGTCGCCGATAACGAAAAGTACAAGGAAACTGAAGTCTGTCGGAGATTTGTGCAGCAGTCATTTTCCGATTTCTCTTAAAAAAAGCCTTCTCAGGGATAAAAGAAACAGCATCAGCCTAGTGTGAAGAGTACTAtgatttattcatatataacTACTATATTCATATACATCCATTGCGTTAAGAAATTATACATGTTTTTTTAGTCGCATGGTTTCACAgtcatttttgtaattaacGTATCACGGATGATCTGGTGTTTCATTTTGCGGCAgctaaaaaaaacaaattaaatcCATTCACAGTGCTATCGTTGTCGGCGTTAATACctatgaaaaaatgattacgtaaggaaatttcaatcgattGAGACGAAAAAACAAATGCGGTTATCCGAATGGAGTCCAAATGTgtgatatttatatatatttttcaaaattcatcccttttaaatatatattgcgTATTCGGGATGTAACAACTACGCGAATCGCTCGGTTTGATAAATTGCGATTAGTAATTAATTCGAAGCCATAAATTGGTAAACCAGGACTAAGTGTGATCGATGCTTGagagaaattgcaaaaaaattaaaatttttcattttctgacaAGTATCTATTTTATAatacaacgattttttttttgatttttctctcatattttttaacgttatGGCCATCCATTATTTTTATCCGGATTTCATAGTTTTAATATTAggttcaaatattttgactttTTGAGTTTTTAtccattcatttttatactttttatcTTATGCGACATCTGGTCATAgcaaatttgtaattttcaatcacaTCCTGGCCAGTTTCAAGAAACTGCTAACAGAATTCACAGTGTACTATCAATTTTGTGTTCTCTATGCCGCGTAACTTTTTTTGCACTCATATATCGCATAGACAATACAAATAATCGAAAGACAATGcaaattaattcattttgtGATAAATAATGCGCATTCATTTTTGATATAATTGGATCAGTCATACTTTTTTATGATCCaattaatgtaaatatatatattcctgCATTTATACATAGAGAACTTCGGACAAACGCGGTGTTTTATGATATTAGGTTACGACTCGTGAAGCGTaggttttattttcttatattttctcttcagttaataattatttttaaattcgacGAGAGATCTTTTAGGCGACGATAAGACGCACGTTTTACTCAACACCAGCAAAGTTTGCAGGGTGTTTTAATGCTGATGAGCCGAATTCGCTGAATTACTTCGGAATCTTCtccaagaataaaaaacaaagaaagctACTTTTCATttagtgaaaattaaatttgaaccTTTCATTCGTTTGTGTGAAAAATCtgtcaatttatttaattatttacttgAAGAATCACATCAATCAGAAAGGGAGATCACGTGGCTTATTCTATAATTctgcattttcaaaactgcAATTATAGAATAAAGCTGTAAATGTTTCTTGTTCTTTTCTATCCATTGGAACTTTCAGAGATAATCTGCAGCTGTGGCATATCCTTGGTATTTAGACACTCTGTCTCTTTTCCGATATTGTTTCAGATCAGTAATTTATCAACTTTGTTGTAAATAGATATTGCTATTGCTAATTTGGGAACaactattataataatgatttatatatttaaagaaaaagtgACACAAAAAAGCAAGTACAAATATCGTACCTACTGTATCGTTGTAGTGgcattgattaaaaaatagaacaaatgaatatttttagtattttttttattaaaaattttttctgtttgctCAATTCCAGCACGtctgaatttttgaaatcaccattttgaaacttaaaaatcacaaaatattTGGTCAAGTTGTAATTCCTACCTTATTGTTAATAATCCGTCCGCTGTCAAGATTCTCAAGGTTgcgatgttgaaaattttgttctaAATATACAGAATATTAAATATCGCTAAGATTTACTCGGCTTCATCGAATTTCCATCGGGATAGCGTTTCTTAAAAGCTTTAATCAGTTGCGGGTCAATCAATCGCACACCGTCGACCTGATTTCCCAGAGTGATCCAGTTCGGTTGAACGTTGTGCGGTCTTCCGAATAACTCGATCTTTCTGGTTCCCGGGCTCATTCTTTCTATAATCCCGTAAATTTCGTCGGGTTTATGACTCGTCGCCCTCACTTCGGCCACGATGACATCACTGTCCAGACCTCTGTTTACCCTGGGAAATCCCTTCATACCAACCAGACAGTGCTCTTTCCCATGATTGAGCCAGTGACCGGTTCTCCCAGTTCTTATAATGCGCTGAAGTTGATTAGTCTTCACCCAAATAATCTCGTCCACTCTGTCGTAGCCCCATAACTGGAGGCATTCTCTGCCTAATTCCATGGCTCGTCCGGTCACCCAAAGAAATAGGAGACCCTCATCTTGCAGGGTAGGGATTCCGAGTTGCCGCATTTCGTCATCCGACATTGTCCCGTAGGGAAGCTCCATATGGATATCCCAAGGAGGGTCCGCCATTATTACTGCGAACTTTCCCAGCACCGTCATATCCAGATATCTCAGGTCGCACTGGATCCACTGAGGAGGATACAGTGTCAGGTCCGATGCTCCCGTTGAGCCATTATTATTGCTCACTGGTTTTGGATCTAGAGCAGTTGTTCTGGAAGTATTTCCACAAGTCGTTGCGTCTGCTTCGCCCTGATCCTTAGGTTGCGCAGTGGGACCGTCAACTTCATAGTGAACGTACCTTGAAAACAGatgatttaaaaagttttGGTTTCTGTATTCTGGAATATTGTTagaattatttcgaaatttcgaaagcCCATTATTTTGTAgttaaagaatattttcaaaggtACGTGATAACCAATATTTAAGTGTTTTGTGAGCAACTTTGAAGATAATAATTTAGTTTAGAAGTACTTTGTGATACGCAATGAAATCCAGTGAACTAATCTCTACTGATTTTACCCAACTTCAATTCGGTTTCTAAATCATTAAATTTATCGACTCGATCATTAGTTTTCCGAGTTTGGTAAACCTGAAACATGCacaagagaaaacaaaaaaaaaatgaaaacaaatagAGCTGAACTTATCTAAACttatcaacgaatttcacaGGAATCTATCACCATTGATGAATCTATAAAACGGGGAAGAGAAATAAAGTCAATTATTACTTGCAAGTATCCATGTGGAAGCAAGTATTCAAAAAGCTACAGTCTCCCAAGCTTTCATCAGTATGACTTTGAAGGATTTTCTTGAAATGCAATTTCTTGCACTTCTCATTGAACGCTTGCCCAGACCCTGGCTGACTGTTGCCATTGAGCTTGGCGCAATCTGTACGAGTACCGTGTGGACAAAATTCCATAACTTGGGCACCACCCTGAGACCTAAAACGTTCGGCCAATGACTTCTCCTTCGATGTTTGTTTTGACAAAAGGTCCAGTATCTGTTCCCCGACTTTTTTACTCTCCTTTTCTCTTATTGTAGGCATAGATATCAGTGACATGATGTCCTCAGTATTCTTCTTATCGAGCTTTGTCTGTTTTTCGGGTGGACTTTCCTCCTCGATTGCGGCAGGCAGTGAAACCCCCAGTTTTTCCTCTTCAACGATGTTTTCAGCATGTAACAACTCTGCCTGGGAATTCGATTCCGCAATAGACAGAATTGTATATCCGACGACATCGTTCTCTGTAATTTCCTTGATCCTGCGAAGGAAAGGTCTTAAAATATTGCGAGATTACGTGCTTTGTTTATTCGcataaaaaacttttctcattAAGTAAATACCTGATAATGTCTTGTGCAGATAATTTTTCCAAGAGCTTGTTGATATCTGAAAATGATATGTCAATGCTGAGAGCTTTTCTGAGTTGATCTGTGAGATCAGTCGATGTGATTGGTAAGCTGGAGATACACTGATGCAAAATTCGCAAGACATCTTGTTCGTATTCAACCGGTTCAGATTTGTTATTAGTCGTGTCTGAAATTGAGATTAGAGGCTTGAAACAGAAATACGAGACTGAAAGTAATGGAAATAACAAATTAAACAGCTACCAATCACAGATGATTCTGTAGCTGGTGGGGTCGAAGTGAGAGTGAATAATTCGTGTCTCTCTCGTTTacgtttttgcaatttttctcttAGACTGTTCCTCTTTATCTTTATCGCCTGAATTTCCTCAAATGCATCAGACatctttcatctctttttctttccttatcACATACGAAGGTTATGATTTCGAACAACAACAACTAAGCCTCGATTTCCtaggaaaaataaagtaaaaaaaaaaaatattaccgaaACTTTTACTGGCTCATAAATATACGAAAATGTAGGAACGAGAAAATCGGATGCGGTATTTTTAGGTTAGGTATAGGTTATGTTTATTTGCGAAGTTGTAATTGGCTATCTATTACGCATTGAAGGAAACTAGGAATCAACTTTCGCAGTGTATCAAAAGTTTGGTATCGCCGTAAAtgtattttgtaatatttctcGAATAAATCTTATTATCAACTGAATtgcttgtgaattttttcccgGGAGTATAAATATTCAAGCGGGTGAACTCGGCGTTGCCAGCTTCACTTGGGATGCAAAATGTCTGATTGATATCCGTGGATagaaaacttttgaaagaaagtaaaaaatttatttgtggttaaagaaaatttgacaattttatgGGATTACTTGGATTTTCAAATGTGCGACGGATTCGGCAAAATCTGATCAggatttgtaaaattaaaataaaatagatcGATTTGCGTGTAAGTGAGAAACggtttaattcgaaaattataaaattccgAATCAGAAGAAATAGTTTGtttcaaagtaaaattaattacttatAGTTTTTCTCGGGTTTGTGATTTCCACTATTTGATTCAATCCGAAATTCCTAATAATCATGTAATCAGTTTCAATTCTACAATTAAAAGACAGGTGATTTGCGCTCTGAGCTTGAAGAAGCTTaattatttacgtatatttattaatGCATGTAAACGAATGTATGcataaaattaattgtaaaaaagtAAACTGCATTTTGTTCGGTTCAGTTTTTTGCAGAATTAAATTGTTCTTGAACGTGCGTTttgtttcgttcaattttttgcagAATTAAATTGTTCTTGTATGTAGAGTAGAATGCGCAGTTCGTATTCCTGCCTCTTGAAGTACGACTCGGCTTCCtgcgaaaaaaagaaataaaagttcacaaatcaatttatttgatCCTTAGTTATTCTCAAAGACCGTGCGTTCCTGActctaataattataattaattacctcGCGTGGCTTGAAGTATTCTTCTTTGACTTCCGGTAGTTCCATAAAATATCTCTTGTTCCTCAAAACGGTCTCATCGGTCGGTATGAAAAGCAAAAAGCTTTCAACCGCGGCACACGCTTCTTTAAATTTACCAACTAAAACGGTTTTTAAACAAGCAATTTAAACTATGAGCAATCCACAATGGAAACACAAGTCTATAAGAGAAACTATTTCCTAGATCTTACTTTTGAAATATGCGTACTGCAAATAATGATAGTGAGATATGAGCAAGTCGTGGCGCTGTTCCCCGTTGAGTTTATTTAATGCGTAGGAACAGCTGCGCTTGCATTTTAGTCCGAAAGCAAAGTGatctagaaaataaaattgggTTTACATAACGTTTAAATTCTATAAGACAAGAATTTCCAAAGTTTCAAATGTAATTCGCGAATTGCCAATCCGTATTAGGAATGAAAAGTCGGATTAACTCACTCGCAATGGACATGGTAAAGTCTGGAAGCCATCCCTGGTCGAATGGACCTTCGCAATACAATCTGCAATCCTCTTCAGCTTTCATGTAAGCCTTGAGAGAATTTTCAAGCTGCTCAATAACCTCCGGATAATTTTCTTCGTAATAGGCTATAACTCCATCTTTGTACATTGCTTGGAATGGGTCACTTTCCAAATCTACTATATCCTCTTGAACGACTTCGGGAAGATCTATGTAGAACTGCATGTTTCTCAAGGTTTGATTGTCCGTCGGGTGAATGGTCAAAAACGTGAAAATGGCATTCGCCGCATCCTGGTACCGCTTCGTCTATAACGCgcgtaaaaaaacaaacatattATCTGTGATGCGACACGAGATATAATGAAATGACATGATGGAATTTCATTTCGGCACCAaagtttttttccaacaattctCATATTTGAAATCCGTTTTTTACTTCATCAGCAGTAAATTGTACATACCTTGTAATAGCAAATGTGCAGAAACTCGTAGGCCTTACGTTCAATGTACTTCCTCTCCACATGAACGGGCAACTGTCTATCATTGTCTTTATTCCTCACGATCTTCTTGCATTTCATCAAACACAACGTTTCCCTGACTTTTCTTTCGAAGAAGTGCATATCTTCTATGTCGTACGGAAATATTGGTTCAACGTCGTTAACTTCCGCTCGGCACTGTCTTCGGCAATCAGCAACCGTCTTTTTGTGCATTTTGTAGCTGCGGCGCACCATGTATTGCATTAATAAACATCGATAATTACCTACTAACTTATAATTAACTAAAGGCCCATTGCAGATCCGTACAcgaatatttacaaatatttattacggAAAATGCTACCGCTAACGCGAACTTTTTAGTACAGCTCATCGAGaccttttaaatttttgaaccCAACTTTCGTCTATCTGTCAAAGTTTAGTCAGCGTTCGTATAAGTGTGCGATTCTGTTCCAACTTAGCTTACAAACATCTTTGTATCTACAAAACTATTAACCCGTTTGTAACGAAATATATCTTAAAACCCGACCAGACGTTGTAGCTATCCACAGAAATAAAACTGATCAAAAACGGTTCGGTAGTTCTCGAATTATAAGGGAACATACTTGCAGCCAGACAAAGAGACGTTGGGTTTTATGTTATATAGTGTA is part of the Neodiprion virginianus isolate iyNeoVirg1 chromosome 5, iyNeoVirg1.1, whole genome shotgun sequence genome and encodes:
- the LOC124305244 gene encoding N6-adenosine-methyltransferase subunit METTL3 — protein: MSDAFEEIQAIKIKRNSLREKLQKRKRERHELFTLTSTPPATESSVIDTTNNKSEPVEYEQDVLRILHQCISSLPITSTDLTDQLRKALSIDISFSDINKLLEKLSAQDIIRIKEITENDVVGYTILSIAESNSQAELLHAENIVEEEKLGVSLPAAIEEESPPEKQTKLDKKNTEDIMSLISMPTIREKESKKVGEQILDLLSKQTSKEKSLAERFRSQGGAQVMEFCPHGTRTDCAKLNGNSQPGSGQAFNEKCKKLHFKKILQSHTDESLGDCSFLNTCFHMDTCKYVHYEVDGPTAQPKDQGEADATTCGNTSRTTALDPKPVSNNNGSTGASDLTLYPPQWIQCDLRYLDMTVLGKFAVIMADPPWDIHMELPYGTMSDDEMRQLGIPTLQDEGLLFLWVTGRAMELGRECLQLWGYDRVDEIIWVKTNQLQRIIRTGRTGHWLNHGKEHCLVGMKGFPRVNRGLDSDVIVAEVRATSHKPDEIYGIIERMSPGTRKIELFGRPHNVQPNWITLGNQVDGVRLIDPQLIKAFKKRYPDGNSMKPSKS
- the LOC124305249 gene encoding cartilage-associated protein-like isoform X2 produces the protein MRAFDQYVVFALITIFFTVAIATSAASDELSNDVDGQETVSVVQDEILQDLPSEKIATESAHVAGKQDTDRPVNGSKTEEDPNELDNLFETGVESYLNDDWQGCIDDFHKALNSYKMHKKTVADCRRQCRAEVNDVEPIFPYDIEDMHFFERKVRETLCLMKCKKIVRNKDNDRQLPVHVERKYIERKAYEFLHICYYKTKRYQDAANAIFTFLTIHPTDNQTLRNMQFYIDLPEVVQEDIVDLESDPFQAMYKDGVIAYYEENYPEVIEQLENSLKAYMKAEEDCRLYCEGPFDQGWLPDFTMSIAIGKFKEACAAVESFLLFIPTDETVLRNKRYFMELPEVKEEYFKPREEAESYFKRQEYELRILLYIQEQFNSAKN
- the LOC124305249 gene encoding prolyl 3-hydroxylase 1-like isoform X3 codes for the protein MHKKTVADCRRQCRAEVNDVEPIFPYDIEDMHFFERKVRETLCLMKCKKIVRNKDNDRQLPVHVERKYIERKAYEFLHICYYKTKRYQDAANAIFTFLTIHPTDNQTLRNMQFYIDLPEVVQEDIVDLESDPFQAMYKDGVIAYYEENYPEVIEQLENSLKAYMKAEEDCRLYCEGPFDQGWLPDFTMSIANHFAFGLKCKRSCSYALNKLNGEQRHDLLISHYHYLQYAYFKIGKFKEACAAVESFLLFIPTDETVLRNKRYFMELPEVKEEYFKPREEAESYFKRQEYELRILLYIQEQFNSAKN
- the LOC124305249 gene encoding prolyl 3-hydroxylase 1-like isoform X1, whose product is MRAFDQYVVFALITIFFTVAIATSAASDELSNDVDGQETVSVVQDEILQDLPSEKIATESAHVAGKQDTDRPVNGSKTEEDPNELDNLFETGVESYLNDDWQGCIDDFHKALNSYKMHKKTVADCRRQCRAEVNDVEPIFPYDIEDMHFFERKVRETLCLMKCKKIVRNKDNDRQLPVHVERKYIERKAYEFLHICYYKTKRYQDAANAIFTFLTIHPTDNQTLRNMQFYIDLPEVVQEDIVDLESDPFQAMYKDGVIAYYEENYPEVIEQLENSLKAYMKAEEDCRLYCEGPFDQGWLPDFTMSIANHFAFGLKCKRSCSYALNKLNGEQRHDLLISHYHYLQYAYFKIGKFKEACAAVESFLLFIPTDETVLRNKRYFMELPEVKEEYFKPREEAESYFKRQEYELRILLYIQEQFNSAKN